A genomic region of Seriola aureovittata isolate HTS-2021-v1 ecotype China chromosome 21, ASM2101889v1, whole genome shotgun sequence contains the following coding sequences:
- the phkg2 gene encoding phosphorylase b kinase gamma catalytic chain, liver/testis isoform has protein sequence MTKDIVVGDELPDWVGAKEFYQKYDPKEVIGRGVSSVVRRCVHRHTGQELAVKIIEITAEKMTVQQLEEVKTSTLKEIQVLNMVKGHSSIITLIDSYESTTFIFLVFDLMRRGELFDYLTEKVTLSEKETRSMMRALLEAVQYLHSLNIVHRDLKPENILLDDQGHIKLSDFGFSVQLQPGEKLRELCGTPGYLAPEILKCSMDEMHPGYGQEVDLWACGVILFTLLAGSPPFWHRKQMLMLRMIMEGRYQFSSPEWDDRSDTVKDLISRLLVLDPAVRLTAEQALAHPFFRQYQKEDVRLFSPRKTFRVLIVSVLACIRMYSRYRKVRPLTREVLARDPYSLRGVRKLIDGCAFRIYGHWVKKGEQQNRAALFQNTAKIMLLGLEDFET, from the exons ATGACCAAAGACATTGTTGTTGGAGATGAACTGCCGGACTGGGTGGGGGCTAAGGAGTTCTACCAGAAATATGACCCCAAAGAGGTAATTGGCAG GGGTGTGAGCAGTGTGGTACGCAGgtgtgtgcacagacacacgGGCCAGGAGCTGGCAGTGAAAATTATTGAAATCACAGCGGAGAAGATGACAgtccagcagctggaggaggtgaaaaCCTCCACACTGAAGGAGATCCAAGTCCTCAACATGGTGAAGGGACACTCCTCCATCA TTACTCTCATTGATTCCTATGAATCCACAACCTTCATATTTTTGGTGTTTGACCT caTGAGGCGAGGAGAGCTTTTTGACTACCTCACAGAAAAGGTTACTCTGAGTGAGAAGGAAACCAG GAGTATGATGCGAGCTCTGCTGGAAGCAGTGCAGTACCTCCACTCCCTCAACATCGTCCATCGGGATCTAAAACCTGAGAACATTCTCCTGGATGATCAGGGACACATCAAACTTTCTGATTTTGGTTTCTCAGTGCAGCTACAGCCTGGAGAGAAACTGAGAG AGCTTTGTGGGACACCTGGTTATTTGGCCCctgaaatactgaaatgttCCATGGATGAAATGCACCCAGGCTATGGTCAGGAGGTAGATCT CTGGGCCTGTGGAGTGATCCTCTTCACGTTACTGGCCGGATCACCACCGTTCTGGCATCGCAAACAGATGCTGATGCTGAGGATGATCATGGAGGGGCGCTATCAGTTCAGTTCCCCCGAGTGGGACGACAGGTCTGACACTGTGAAAGATTTG ATATCCAGACTGCTGGTGCTGGACCCAGCTGTCCGTCTCACTGCTGAGCAAGCCTTAGCGCATCCCTTCTTCAGACAGTACCAGAAGGAGGATGTGCGGCTCTTCAGCCCCAGAAAGACATTTAGA GTGTTGATAGTCAGCGTGCTGGCGTGTATCAGGATGTACAGCCGTTACCGCAAAGTTCGCCCGTTGACCCGGGAGGTGCTGGCTAGAGATCCTTACTCCCTTCGTGGCGTCCGCAAACTCATCGATGGCTGCGCCTTCCGTATCTACGGTCACTGGGTGAAGAAAGGAGAGCAGCAGAACCGAGCCGCCCTCTTTCAGAACACAGCTAAGATCATGCTGCTGGGCCTGGAGGACTTTGAAACATAA
- the cfap119 gene encoding coiled-coil domain-containing protein 189, with protein MDTKIKVPQAPKAKVMLWTDVSYHDMEEIDNMQSIPDLESVLCSVLGVDLPEPKRGVLLELYVQTLLFSRECSFKKEQTSALLSIIKSIHEANIETPLDNIEQCFIYCKELILCHSVRRPPFSVDLFSSKEVDCIFEYIHNSYMRHYKLYKYIFTPQVKLDLSLTYSGMPDHEDSSASEVAEVVPKKDGSPETQETSITEEDTTAGPASELKALIETEVREQMMLVSGHLDQRMKDIADQHNRALDSPQHNHKARK; from the exons atggACACGAAGATAAAG GTACCACAGGCCCCCAAAGCTAAAGTAATGTTATG GACGGATGTAAGCTACCATGACATGGAGGAGATCGACAATATGCAGTCTATTCCTGATCTGGAGAG TGTTTTGTGCAGTGTGCTTGGAGTTGACCTCCCTGAACCAAAAAGAGGAGTTCTGCTGGAGTTGTATGTCCAGACTTTGCTTTTTAGCAGAGAGTGCAGCTTCAAAAAGGAACAAACTTCTGCTCTGTTGTCCATCATCAAGTCCATCCATGAGGCTAACATAG AAACGCCACTCGACAACATCGAACAGTGTTTCATATACTGCAAGGAGCTTAtcctctgtcactcagtcagg CGACCTCCCTTTAGTGTCGACCTCTTCAGCTCTAAGGAGGTGGACTGTATCTTTGAGTACATCCATAACAGCTATATGAGACACTACAAACTCTACAAATACATCTTTACTCCACAG GTGAAACTTGATTTGTCTTTGACGTACTCTGGGATGCCAGACCATGAGGATTCTTCTGCTTCAG AAGTAGCAGAGGTTGTACCAAAGAAAGATGGTTCTCCTGAGACACAGGAAACATCCATCACAGAAGAGGACACCACAGCCG GTCCCGCATCAGAACTGAAGGCACTGATAGAGACAGAAGTCAGAGAGCAGATGATGCTTGTGTCTGGACACCTAGATCAGCGAATGAAAGATATTGCAGATCAGCACAACAGGGCATTAGACTCTCCACAGCACAACCACAAGGCCAGAAAATAA
- the si:dkey-220f10.4 gene encoding tubby protein homolog isoform X1, whose protein sequence is MEDPDMRQQKLDNQRALLMKKQQKKRADSQMVMANRDTRQKNRKHRAAHSDETPLLISQSLSNTSLTDQVEHAHDNPLDEITLGECDMTASVTLEEMPSEKPLTPKKMNLDIDKEPEGKCVVEDDAQVEGKKTKKKDVKKEKAKQVEQNKEKEKEKDRDKEKKEKKTKKKDKVKESEDTQKTNKTTKQERKKTDLQEPSCQETESAMEMASPKKNKRDERDDEEEDRSQRAVPQSPKRKKQLDTSRCQISEENKDEEVQEKENKGKKTKQNKAEKSTPSLASLNSNYREGSSSSSEFNERSTSPVSVEDLEKFALRPAPKDVTIQCRVTRDRRGMEKGIYPTYYLHMEKEDGKRVFLMAGRKRKKCKTSNYLISTDATNLSRDTNCYIGKLRSNVLGTKFTVYDGGENPEKKPFIKECESVRQELAAICYETNVLGFKGPRKMTVIIPGMLENDERVSIRPKNDLETLLVRHANGNADKLVTLVNKSPSWNEQTQSYVLNFHGRVTQASVKNFQIIHPDNDDYIVMQFGRVAEDVFSMDYSFPMCALQAFAITLSSFDGKLACE, encoded by the exons ATGGAGGACCCAGATATGCGACAACAGAAGCTGGACAACCAG CGTGCCCTTTTgatgaaaaagcagcaaaagaaGAGGGCTGATTCTCAAATGGTGATGGCCAATCGAGATACTCGCCAAAAGAACCGAAAGCACAGAGCTGCCCACTCTGATGAAACACCTCTGTTGATCAGCCAATCCCTGAGCAACACTTCTCTGACCG ATCAAGTTGAACATGCCCATGATAACCCATTGGATGAGATCACACTGGGTGAATGTGATATGACAGCAAGTGTGACGTTAGAGGAGATGCCTTCAGAGAAGCCACTCACTCCCAAGAAAATGAACTTGGACATTGACAAAGAGCCTGAGGGGAAATGTGTTGTGGAAGATGATGCCCaggtggagggaaaaaagacaaagaagaaagatgtgaaaaaagaaaaagccaaac AGGTGGAACAGAacaaggaaaaggagaaagaaaaggacagagacaaggagaaaaaggagaaaaaaacaaagaagaaggaCAAAGTGAAAGAATCTGAAGACACACAGAAGACAAACAAGACAACCAAACAAGAGCGTAAAA AGACGGACTTACAGGAGCCTTCATGTCAGGAGACAGAGTCAGCGATGGAGATGGCAAGTCCAAAGAAGAACAAACGTGATGAGAGGGAcgatgaagaagaagacaggtCCCAGAGGGCTGTCCCTCAGTCgccaaagaggaaaaaacaactCGACACAT CAAGGTGCCAAATAAGTGAGGAGAACAAAGACGAGGAGGTCCAGGAAAAGGAGAATaagggaaaaaagacaaagcaaaacaaagcagagaaatCTACGCCGAGTCTGGCTTCGCTCAACTCCAACTACAGGGAGGGTTCATCTTCAAGCAGTGAATTTAATGAAAGA tcaacATCTCCAGTGTCAGTGGAGGATCTTGAGAAGTTCGCTCTGCGTCCTGCTCCCAAAGATGTAACGATCCAGTGCCGGGTCACCAGGGACAGGAGAGGCATGGAGAAGGGCATTTACCCAACGTACTACCTCCACATGGAGAAAGAGGATGGAAAGAGA GTGTTTCTAATGGCAGGCAGAAAAAGGAAGAAGTGTAAAACATCCAACTATCTCATCTCCACTGATGCAACAAATCTGTCCAGAGACACAAACTGCTACATAGGAAAACTAAG GTCCAACGTTCTGGGTACAAAGTTCACGGTCTATGATGGAGGAGAAAACCCAGAGAAAAAGCCCTTCATCAAGGAGTGTGAATCAGTGCGGCAAGAGCTGGCAGCAATTTGCTAT GAGACAAATGTTCTTGGCTTCAAGGGTCCCAGGAAAATGACAGTGATCATCCCTGGCATGCTGGAGAACGATGAACGAGTGTCTATTCGTCCAAAAAAT gATCTTGAAACTCTACTGGTCCGCCATGCAAACGGCAACGCAGACAAACTGGTCACCCTGGTGAACAAATCCCCCAGCTGGAACGAACAGACTCAGTCTTATGTGCTTAACTTCCACGGGCGTGTCACCCAGGCCTCTGTCAAAAACTTCCAGATCATCCACCCTGACAACG ACGATTACATAGTGATGCAGTTTGGCCGTGTGGCAGAGGACGTCTTCTCCATGGATTACAGTTTCCCCATGTGTGCCCTGCAAGCATTTGCCATCACCCTGTCATCCTTTGATGGCAAACTAGCCTGTGAGTGA
- the si:dkey-220f10.4 gene encoding tubby protein homolog isoform X2: MEDPDMRQQKLDNQRALLMKKQQKKRADSQMVMANRDTRQKNRKHRAAHSDETPLLISQSLSNTSLTDQVEHAHDNPLDEITLGECDMTASVTLEEMPSEKPLTPKKMNLDIDKEPEGKCVVEDDAQVEGKKTKKKDVKKEKAKQVEQNKEKEKEKDRDKEKKEKKTKKKDKVKESEDTQKTNKTTKQERKKTDLQEPSCQETESAMEMASPKKNKRDERDDEEEDRSQRAVPQSPKRKKQLDTSRCQISEENKDEEVQEKENKGKKTKQNKAEKSTPSLASLNSNYREGSSSSSEFNERSTSPVSVEDLEKFALRPAPKDVTIQCRVTRDRRGMEKGIYPTYYLHMEKEDGKRVFLMAGRKRKKCKTSNYLISTDATNLSRDTNCYIGKLRSNVLGTKFTVYDGGENPEKKPFIKECESVRQELAAICYETNVLGFKGPRKMTVIIPGMLENDERVSIRPKNDLETLLVRHANGNADKLVTLVNKSPSWNEQTQSYVLNFHGRVTQASVKNFQIIHPDNDDYIVMQFGRVAEDVFSMDYSFPMCALQAFAITLSSFDGKLAYV; the protein is encoded by the exons ATGGAGGACCCAGATATGCGACAACAGAAGCTGGACAACCAG CGTGCCCTTTTgatgaaaaagcagcaaaagaaGAGGGCTGATTCTCAAATGGTGATGGCCAATCGAGATACTCGCCAAAAGAACCGAAAGCACAGAGCTGCCCACTCTGATGAAACACCTCTGTTGATCAGCCAATCCCTGAGCAACACTTCTCTGACCG ATCAAGTTGAACATGCCCATGATAACCCATTGGATGAGATCACACTGGGTGAATGTGATATGACAGCAAGTGTGACGTTAGAGGAGATGCCTTCAGAGAAGCCACTCACTCCCAAGAAAATGAACTTGGACATTGACAAAGAGCCTGAGGGGAAATGTGTTGTGGAAGATGATGCCCaggtggagggaaaaaagacaaagaagaaagatgtgaaaaaagaaaaagccaaac AGGTGGAACAGAacaaggaaaaggagaaagaaaaggacagagacaaggagaaaaaggagaaaaaaacaaagaagaaggaCAAAGTGAAAGAATCTGAAGACACACAGAAGACAAACAAGACAACCAAACAAGAGCGTAAAA AGACGGACTTACAGGAGCCTTCATGTCAGGAGACAGAGTCAGCGATGGAGATGGCAAGTCCAAAGAAGAACAAACGTGATGAGAGGGAcgatgaagaagaagacaggtCCCAGAGGGCTGTCCCTCAGTCgccaaagaggaaaaaacaactCGACACAT CAAGGTGCCAAATAAGTGAGGAGAACAAAGACGAGGAGGTCCAGGAAAAGGAGAATaagggaaaaaagacaaagcaaaacaaagcagagaaatCTACGCCGAGTCTGGCTTCGCTCAACTCCAACTACAGGGAGGGTTCATCTTCAAGCAGTGAATTTAATGAAAGA tcaacATCTCCAGTGTCAGTGGAGGATCTTGAGAAGTTCGCTCTGCGTCCTGCTCCCAAAGATGTAACGATCCAGTGCCGGGTCACCAGGGACAGGAGAGGCATGGAGAAGGGCATTTACCCAACGTACTACCTCCACATGGAGAAAGAGGATGGAAAGAGA GTGTTTCTAATGGCAGGCAGAAAAAGGAAGAAGTGTAAAACATCCAACTATCTCATCTCCACTGATGCAACAAATCTGTCCAGAGACACAAACTGCTACATAGGAAAACTAAG GTCCAACGTTCTGGGTACAAAGTTCACGGTCTATGATGGAGGAGAAAACCCAGAGAAAAAGCCCTTCATCAAGGAGTGTGAATCAGTGCGGCAAGAGCTGGCAGCAATTTGCTAT GAGACAAATGTTCTTGGCTTCAAGGGTCCCAGGAAAATGACAGTGATCATCCCTGGCATGCTGGAGAACGATGAACGAGTGTCTATTCGTCCAAAAAAT gATCTTGAAACTCTACTGGTCCGCCATGCAAACGGCAACGCAGACAAACTGGTCACCCTGGTGAACAAATCCCCCAGCTGGAACGAACAGACTCAGTCTTATGTGCTTAACTTCCACGGGCGTGTCACCCAGGCCTCTGTCAAAAACTTCCAGATCATCCACCCTGACAACG ACGATTACATAGTGATGCAGTTTGGCCGTGTGGCAGAGGACGTCTTCTCCATGGATTACAGTTTCCCCATGTGTGCCCTGCAAGCATTTGCCATCACCCTGTCATCCTTTGATGGCAAACTAGCCT ATGTGTAA
- the LOC130162776 gene encoding interleukin-21 receptor — MDWSSKPRLKLMLQNVFLLVSTSIVCLHGNPIAGEHSLHCVNDYLSTINCTLSFAPTENTSDSESSYWLTLTRKTEQNTFVCKLTNTNEGYFCSVETSDPMDDEDDYDYLETFADIETFKISLCHNQNDGPETCKVLDGKYAPMANIKPNAPSCLTVNHNSSQHHFTWKSTYEKCGPFTALVKNFKYQLRYFKRGDKHNGDNGVMSHDINTDRTSYSVDDQVFVSATEYAARVRSSPNLAFYKGQWSDWSPEVHWRTESDVPKKTFISEMGKKVFISLSVMVPLVLLFCYAPVKKWRQSAFIPTPAPYFHTLYSDCQGDFKSWVITHENTADMLKVEASLQIDTLTKCEDVPEEDCQTQVDHLLTEGSAYSNIIGPVCDTSLLGVPYAVSTMAALSATGDSLKSLTLSSQPGSPAEGDSGCWLCSDTSLDKDSPWYCNEYCTLSAFQQTSPVTVVAIGEA; from the exons ATGGATTGGAGCTCTAAACCGAGGCTGAAGCTGATGCTGCAGAATGTGTTTCTGCTCGTGTCTACCAGCATCGTCTGTCTGCATGGAAATCCTATTGCAG GTGAACACAGTCTTCACTGTGTGAATGATTACCTGTCCACTATCAACTGCACCCTGAGCTTCGCACCAACAGAAAACACCTCAGACAGCGAAAGCTCCTACTGGCTGACTTTGACCAGAAAAACCGAACA aaatacatttgtgtgtaaGCTGACAAACACCAATGAGGGTTATTTCTGCTCTGTTGAAACATCTGATCCGatggatgatgaggatgattatgattatttggAGACCTTTGCGGATATAGAAACCTTTAaaatctcactctgtcacaACCAAAATGATGGACCTGAAACCTGCAAGGTGCTGGATGGCAAATATGCACCTATGGCAAACA TTAAACCAAACGCACCGAGCTGCCTCACAGTTAACCACAACTCAAGTCAACACCACTTCACCTGGAAAAGCACCTATGAGAAATGCGGTCCTTTCACCGCTCTGGTCAAAAACTTCAAGTATCAGCTCCGTTACTTCAAAAGAGGAGACAAACATAACGGCGACAATGGG GTGATGTCACATGATATTAACACAGACAGAACAAGCTATTCTGTGGATGATCAGGTATTTGTGTCAGCCACTGAGTACGCTGCCAGAGTACGGTCCAGTCCTAATCTGGCTTTCTATAAAGGACAGTGGAGTGACTGGTCCCCTGAGGTTCACTGGAGGACGGAGTCTG ACGtcccaaaaaaaacattcatttctgaAATGGGTAAGAAGGTGTTCATCTCCTTAAGTGTGATGGTGCCACTGGTCTTACTTTTCTGCTACGCTCCTGTTAAAAA GTGGAGGCAAAGTGCCTTTATCCCAACACCAGCACCCTATTTCCACACCCTGTACAGTGACTGCCAGGGAGATTTCAAG AGCTGGGTGATTACACACGAAAACACGGCAGACATGCTGAAAGTGGAAGCATCACTCCAAATCGACACCCTGACCAAGTGTGAAGATGTCCCAGAGGAAGACTGCCAGACCCAGGTTGACCACCTGTTGACGGAAGGCAGCGCATACAGTAACATTATTGGCCCAGTCTGTGATACTTCTCTCTTGGGCGTCCCTTATGCTGTGAGCACCATGGCTGCACTGTCAGCTACAGGGGACTCGCTGAAGAGTCTGACCCTCAGCTCTCAGCCAGGCAGCCCTGCTGAAGGAGACTCAGGGTGTTGGCTCTGCAGTGACACGTCCCTGGACAAGGATTCTCCCTGGTACTGTAATGAGTACTGCACCCTGAGCGCCTTTCAGCAGACGAGTCCAGTCACAGTGGTTGCCATTGGGGAAGCataa
- the ube2ib gene encoding SUMO-conjugating enzyme UBC9-A, which translates to MSGIALSRLAQERKAWRKDHPFGFVAVPTKNPDGTMNLMNWECAIPGKKGTPWEGGLFKLRMLFKDDYPSSPPKCKFEPPLFHPNVYPSGTVCLSILEEDKDWRPAITIKQILLGIQELLNEPNIQDPAQAEAYTIYCQNRVEYEKRVRAQAKKFSPS; encoded by the exons ATGTCAGGCATTGCTTTGAGCCGGCTTGCCCAGGAGCGCAAGGCATGGCGGAAGGACCATCCTTTT GGATTTGTTGCTGTACCAACTAAAAATCCAGATGGAACCATGAATCTCATGAATTGGGAATGCGCCATTCCTGGCAAGAAGGGG ACTCCGTGGGAAGGAGGCCTGTTCAAACTGCGCATGTTGTTCAAGGATGACTATCCTTCTTCACCTCCAAAAT GTAAATTTGAGCCTCCACTCTTCCATCCAAATGTGTATCCATCAGGCACAGTATGCCTATCTATTCTAGAGGAGGACAAGGACTGGAGACCGGCCATCACAATAAAGCAG ATCTTATTAGGTATCCAGGAACTCCTAAATGAGCCAAATATCCAGGATCCAGCCCAAGCAGAGGCTTACACAATCTACTG CCAAAACAGAGTAGAATATGAAAAAAGAGTTCGAGCACAAGCCAAAAAATTCTCCCCCTCGTAA